The genomic stretch ATTTCCTCAGATCCGAGCAACAGTCAAGTAACGTTAGACTCGACGAAATAACCAATTAAAGTAAAAACTAGAAAGTACTTAATATTCAAGtccccagcaacggcgccaaaaatttgTTGCTCcctaataaaataataaatcgagtgtcgaacccacagagacttatATCAACTACTCACTAACACACCATTATTATTATTACATCAAGCTAAATTTGAGTTCAAGAGTTTAATTATGCTAAACTACAATTCtaagtaataactaaattatcaagcagTAGAAGGATTGTTATGTATTCAATAGAGACAactattccagggttgtgatcgattcaccaatccTATTGTGTTCTAGTTAACTCTTCCTCTCATACAATTCACTCATGGTTACTAATTAATCGATAATTtctctcatagccttctcccgaagtactactcgcctattcaaaatagattaacgcctatattccaatggaatcaatctattaagaacgcattaagattacaatatttaattaagcacagtgactaggtatattcctatcttAACCACAAATCCGCCCCCCTCCCCCCTaagggttaagatcatgctctcttcaattcttctctaatctaaacacggttttcccaagcatagcatagatagtaaatacaacCTAACTGTTGGCCAGaaaattaagcaattaatcacaGAATTGAAAAAACAACCATATATTAGTGAATTATAATCGAGGTTAAGTCAAcattaaacaacaatattcatagctaaatcacaaccccagaaggatgggtttttagccactcataatACTAGAAAACAATTGCATAAGGTTtgaataattgaaaatactagaaaagatgaagaaatctgAGATGTTCTTGCTCCCGATGTTTCTTGTGTGTATTTTTCCTCCAAAGTGGCGTCTCCAGGTCTAAGCTctgtcaaaagtcctcaaaatagcattttatatgtatttataccaagtagggtcgggcctaaACGAAACACCCTTTCATGAGCGAAATAGGACTTTGGCTCTGTGAAATTTGTACAGGCGCGCCGCACCCTGCACCGCACTAGTGGAGATTATCGCAGCCTTGCATTTTTCTTGTCATGCCAGTTTTTACACTGTTTCGCCGCAACCTGCGGCATTCCATGCAGCACGGTAGTGAGAATTTGTGAAAATacaaacatgaaagttgtagccctttcaaTTAGCTTTCTAACGATATATTGTGAAGCCCAAACGGAGTTCTGAGCAAAACGTTATGTGCATTTTTCTAGACAATACACcgtatgcccgctcgattcttcatttcgttcttaactatcatccattgatctccgaacacgatcccggcttaatccttgggcttttactcagactccAAAGCTCCAAATTACTTGAGTTCATTCCATAACGCctacatagatcggaatcactcctacaaggcataaaacacatatttagtgcaaaacactagtgattaaagctcaaactcaattaaagtgcagtaaattagagtgtaataagcgactaaaatacgcaattatagcaTATTATCAGATACATTTGAGACAGGGGAGAAGTAACATAGACTTCAAAACTTTCAAACAAGTAGTATTGACACAGAGCTCAAAAAATCACCACCGATCCAATTGGTTGTGGACTTATGTTGTAACAATACTTCTAGTTGTGATAAGCAGAGAAATTTGGAGGAATGAGTAAACTTATAGCAGCTCTATGAAGTACATACATAAccaaaaaaagataaagaaagagGAAATGCAGGAAACTCAGGGAATACTCAAAATGATGATACTGATAATGCTAATTGGTTACCTAATGGTAGAGGAAGAAGCAAACAAAGAGGAAGAGGGAAAAGAGTCATAGAGAAGAACACTCCTGTTCCACAGAGCAAAGGAGCTAAAATAAGGATTTCAAACCTATAGTTTTTCATGATTAGTGCAATTTTCTAGAATATTAGAGGGGTAAGGTCCAAAAAGGCTATTCACATATTAAAAAGATTGATCAGCATCAATAAAAATGACTTTGTTACTATCTTTGAACCTTTCATTAATAGTGGAAAGATTGAGAGCTACAAAAATTTCTTGGGCTTTCAACACTGCCTAGCAAATACCAATGGCCAAATATGGTTTTCTGGAATTGTCAGGCGGACATAGCTGCAAACGAGGATCAACAACTCACTTTACGTATCAAAGACAAAGATAGGAGCGATATCCATATTACTGCAGTATATGCCAAGTGTACTGCCAGAGAGAGAAAGGATTTTTGGGCTAATATTGAAGACATTAGCAATGACATTGCTGGCCCATGGTGCATTGGAGGAGATTTTAATGTAATCATGGACTCAGAAGAGAAGCTGGGGGGCAGACCTCATCGAGCTCATAGAAGCGTTGATTTCACTGCTACTATGGAATATTGTGGTCTTGTGGACTTAGGCTATTTTGGACCTAGGTTTACTTGGTGCAACAATCGAAGAACCAACAAAAGAATTTGGAAAAGGCTCGATAGTATTATAGTTAATGATGAATGGACGCAAAAGTTTCAAAACAATTATATTACGCATTTAGTAAGGACTGGATCGGATCATCGATCTCTCTTTATGAAACGTCACAGTGAGCAGCAGGAAGTGATTAAATACTTCATGTTCCTTAATATCTGGGTGCAACAACCAGATTTTTTAGAGGTAGTCCAGAATAATTGAAGCACACAGGTCACAGGTAATGCTATGTGGAGATTGAAATGCAAACTATAGTCCCTTAGTAAAAGGCTAGGACAGCGGTCCAGGGAAAGCTTAGGAGACATCTACAACTAGTTCAACAATTAGGAAGCAAAAGTGCAACAACTTGAAGAACTCGACCTTCATATAAACACTGAAAACAGTAGGAAAGAATTAAATAAAGCTCATGCGGAGTACGTTAAATGGCTTGGAGTACAGGAAAGAAattttaaggcaaaaatcacatATAAAATGGTTCCAGGAAGGAGACTACAACACTATATATTTTCACAGTATGCTtagggaaaaaagaagaagattgcAAAGGCTACCATAAAACATTTTGAAAGTCTTTTTGGCATGGAGGATCCAGTCATGAATGATCAACTCCTAGAATGCATTTCGGCTGAGGAGAATGAGTCCTTGATTGCTAATCCATCAATGAGTGACATCAAAGATGTTGTGTTCAGTCTGAATGCCAATAGTGCAGTTGGTACAGATGGCTTCAATGGGGTTTTCTTTCAAAGTTGTTGGGAGATTATCAAAGAAGACATCATAGCCTTTGTTCGGGAAGTTTTTAACGGCAAAAAGCTTACTAAGTTCTACTCTCATTCATGTTTGGTTCTTATACCAAAAGTGGAGTCTCCAACCAACTTCTCTAAACTTAGGCACATTAGTCTGACGAATTGCACAACCAAAATCATCTCTAAGGTGTTGGCAACCAGACTAAATCGTTTCCTTCTAAGGATTATATCAAACATTCAGAATGGTTTTATGAAGGGCAGACTCATAACAGAGAACATCATGCTTGCTGAAGAAATCATACAAGGTATTGGCAAGGAAAACAGAGGGGGAAATATTATCATAAAGCTAGACATAGCCAAGGCTTACGACAGATTATCTTGGTTATTCTTAGCCTCAATGCTGAGAAGGTTTGGTTTTGCGGAACAATGGATTGATATTATATGGAGATTGATATCGGATGTGTGGTACTCTATAGTGATCAATGGCTCCAGGAAGAGCTTATTTACCTCTTCACAAGGACTTAAACAAGGAGACCCTTTATATCTCTCATTGTTTATCATTACGGTAGAAATGTTAACTAGGTCTCTCAACAAGCTTCTTTCCAATCCTGATTTTACTCCTTTTTACATGAACCAAAGGGGCCCAAAAATCAATCACTTTGCCTATGCGGATGATATAGTAATCTTTAGTAGGGGTAATAGTAAGTCTATAAGACTGATCATGAAGCAAATTAGCAAATATGAGAAAGCTTCCGGGCAAAaagtaaacaaagaaaagagCTTCGTTCTCAATGACCCtaaagcaagagcccacggaatCAATAGAATGAGGGAAGCTACTGGATTCATGAATAAATATTTTCCCTTCAACTACCTTGGTTGCCTATTATATGTAGGGAGAAAGAAACTTTCCTACTTCGATCCTATGGTGGACAAAATTGCTAAGAGATTGAATGGGTAGCAAGGTAGGCTTTTGACTTCTACCTTTGACTTGTGGGGGACGTATGGTCCTCATAAAAAGTGTTCTCCAATCCCTTCCGATTTATACTCTATCTACTATGAGTCCCCCAAAGGACACTTAAAAATTGATTGAAATGTATTTTGCTAACTTTTTCTGGGGTTCTGCAGGTGATATGAGAAAGTATCATTGGAGCTCTTAGAGAAATCTTTGCTTCTCTAAGGATGAGGGAGGAATTGGTGTTAGATCCATGGAAGACATCAGCAATACTCTTTCCATGAAAAGATGGTGGAGATTTAGAACTGTAGATTCCTTAAGGTCATCTTACCTTAGAGCTAAATATTGCATCAAATCACATCCAATGGCTAAGAAATGGACATCGGGAAATTCGCATGCATGGAAACATATGACTCAAATAAGGAGCAAAGTGGAAAGTTGTATATATTGGAAAGTTAACAAAGGCACTTGTAGCTTTTGGTGAAATAACTGGTCGGGAGGTGCTCTAGCAGATCTATTTCCCCATAGGAGAAAGAGCAAGAACACCATTGTGAGGGAATTCATTACAGAGGAGGGTTGGGATATGACGAAGTTGACTATGATGACCACACAGCTCTACTAATTAGAGACATTGCTCTAGGATATTCTAACAAGGATGACTATGCCATTTGGGATATTAAATCTAGCGGTCACTACACTAACAAGAGTGCTTGGCAGAATATTAGAAGCAGGAAGTAGAAGAATGAAGCTTTAAACAAGATTTGGCTTAATTGCATACCTTTCAAAATCTCTTTCCTTTCTTGGAGATTGTACCTTGGTAAGCTTCCTTTTGATGAAATTATTGCTAAATTTGGTAATAAAATTGTTTCTAGATACAGGTATTGTCAGACTCCTTAAGAGGACACCATTCAACATGTCTTCATTGAGGGGGATGCAGCCAAATTTCTCTGGAATAGATTCAGAGCTCCTATGGGCATCAAATATGAAACCTGGCCAGTTAGAAGAGTTCTCAAAAATTGGTGGGACGAGAATCCTAAGAACAATATCCACAAGTTCACTCTTCTAGCAGAACCATTAGGTATAACTGGGAAATATGAAAAAGTTGGACTGCATGTAGATATGGCGGGCAAAAGAATTTTCAACCGAGGAAAATGGAGCATCAAGTAATGTGGACTATCCAAGCAGCTTTAAGTATGGCCTTCCCCAAATACAAAGTTACATGTCCATAGTCTATGTTCTGTGAAAAGGTAGAGCTTTGGAACCCCACTCCAATAGTGCATCAAGTAACATGGCAAAAACCCCCAGTGAAAGGATTAAAATCAATACTGATGGAAGTTATTTAAAAGAAACGGGAAGAGCTGGAATCGGAGGCATTGTTAGAAATGAAGAAGGTGATCTAACAATGGAATTCTCCTTGCCAATTCAAAGCAACACCAACAATAGCACTGAAGCAATGGCCGCTAAAGTAGGAGTTCAATGATGTATACAACAGGGGTATAATGACTTCTATCTGGAGAGTGGAGATTGACTAGCAAATAGTAGCCAATATGCTCATTGCCAAAAAACATCGACAACCTTCATTTAAAAGGCCTGATTGAAGATATGACTAGGATCAGGAACCATGTTGAAGTTAACATTGCACACTGCTTCAGAGAAGAAAACTAAGTGGCTGATACTTTCGCAAAAAAATGCAGCAAAAAATGGGATCAGTGGCTATTACTATACTTTCCAGCAGCTCCCAGGAAATGCTAAAGGACCTTTCCAGCTGGATAAATGGCAACTACCTTATTTTAGAATTAGGTACGATAAAGCCAATTTTTTTGTGAGTTGATGTACATTCTTTTATAGATATGAGAGGTAGATATATTTTCATTACCTTGCCTTTCATATCGTTTTCTCAGAAGGTAAGGTCCATGTCCCCCTCCATTGTATGTAATCTTTTTTTTGTGGGAATAGATATAGTAGGGGTCTCACCAAACCTCCCAACACTCCAGGTGATGAAAACCTGGGTGATTgtctttaataaaataaaaatatttactttttcatttttacttgtccactatattaaattaagagaaaaataatctTTTTTTTCTGTTTTACCATAATCATTAGCTACTCATTTTCCAAGACTTTTGAAaatattatcattattatgggAAAAATTGTAAAATACATACTTCATTTATATTTTTCTTGAAGGGAGTGCAAAGTCAAAAGTGGATAGCTAACAATAAAAGGACGGAGTATATCCTTTCTCCTCctcttcttccttcttttttggagggtaaaattatttttactgtatcaaattattttattttatcctgTGTATAATTTGATTTATACATACCGTTAAACAAATTGTCTCATTTTTAGCTCTTGGTCTTAATGGAGCTCCAAACCAATCTATAATGGAGGGTCATTTGGACCTCTGTATAATTTGATTTATACATACCTCTTCGTCATGACCGTTTCTCGTTGTTTGTAGCACACGATATGTTGAAAATTATctaaattcctattttatggcccaaAAACGTCAAAAAATGTGGAACAATCATGAAAAAACCATGTCTATTATTCATTAGGTCGTTTCTGATTGATCCGCAAAATTTAGGCAATTCAAAGTCCATCGCCTGAATTCATGAAGATGGCTTGGACATTAGCACACAAAATGTTAGAAAttaaattcctattttatggacctaaaatgccaaaaagtaAGGAATTGGTCATGAAAAAATCATGTCAATTATTTATTAGGTTGTTTCTGATGGGCCCataattttttaggcgattcagaACCCATCGTCCGAATTCATGAATATAGCGTGGACGTTAGCACACAAAATATCGAAAATCATCCTAACTTCCtattttatgaccctaaaacgccaaaaaagaaagaattgttaTGGTGAAGCTAAGATTATTATTCATTATATCGTTTTTATGGTCCCacaaaatattaggtgattcgaAGTTCGACGtccgaattcatgaagatggcgtGGACATTAGCACACAAAATATTGAAAATGGtcctgaattcctattttatggtccttaaatgcaaaagaagaaaaaaacgagAAACAATCACGGCGAATCAATTATTATTGTTTACTAGGTCGTTTCTAATGGCCTCCCAAAATTAGGCGATTCAGAGCCCGTTGCCCGAATTCATAAAGATGGCATGGATATTAGCGGATGAAAATCAAAAACCATcctgaattcctgttttatggccctaaaacactaAAAATGAGGAATATTCATGGTGAAGCAATGACTATTATTCATTGGGTAGTTTCTAATGGccccacaaaattttaggcgctTCGGAGCCATTTCAACCAAATTCATGAATATGTTATGGACATATTAGCACATCGAAAATTGAAAATCATCCTAAATTCAtgttttatggccttaaaacaCCAAAAGACGATGAACTAGAATTGTGGCATGGTCGAACGCAGAGTGGGTTCAATTGCTTTTCAGGTCTAAGAAACTAACAACGAATTGATGGTCCACTAATCTTAAGATACGGAGACTGTTCATTCGGTCTCCTGATCGTCCCATCTATAAAACCAAACTTCTTCCTTGCCCAAAAGGCAGCCCTCATGGACCTAGTCCACCCATCATAATTTTCTCCCTTCAATTGTATATGTGGTATCAATATCCCAGGATTGTCACAATGTCACTAGATATTATATCGCATGGAGAGATTGTCTTCCCTTAGCTAGTCCCATCGCCAATATTACTCCTGTCGGCAACGCCGCTTTCTTTATCAATGTCTCCGACCATAAGTATATCAATTAAAGGGCTCTGATATTATGCCAAAATGTGGACTGAGTTTCGAAGAGAGAAAGGGAAAACTTGCCTCTTCTATTGATAtcaaagagaatatatatacaagtTTGTCCAACTCTGATTAAGGAATTCATAAAAGCATGGTAAGAAGATCCTAATATAATACAAACTCTATAATACAATATATTTACCATATCTAATACTCCCTCCGCCTCATATTAACAGTTGTGGTTACTAAAAATAGTTATCAcaaattatttatcattttagaagttcaagacaaaattaattatttttttcctttttttacccttagtaataattgttcttgaagatggagataacacataaatagaataaatattcaatgaagagagattatatcttaagacataaataaggATAAAATAGTTCCAATCCCttttctaattaatattttttaaggaACGTGTAAAAAAGAAACATGACACATAATATGAGACCGAGAGAGTAATATTTACATGCCTATTCACATGCCTAATAGTAAACAACAGCCAATTGCATTTGGCTTTCCCTGATTGCATGATGCATGATGATCACTAAAATCTAATACTCCCTCTGGTCCACGATAAgtgattttttgaatttttttttggtccaaaataagtaattttttgggttgtttttgtggtccaaaataagtaatttttccatatttcaagaatgaattaattattttttttcctacattgcccttggagtaaatattgttggagtatgtgttaggagtgtttatgtgaagagataataaagattaatatggtcaatttcattgttaattaatgttaaaaggtgaatttcttaatatgtgtgaaaacacccaaaaattacttattttgaacCGGAAGGAGTATGATTTGTTTTAGTAATGAATTCTTTTTTACTAGTAATAATATTATAACAGAGGGATATGTTGGACACTTATTATTTTTATGTCCTTTTGTCCTCCAAGTAAGGCTGCTTGGTGGgtcgggcctgaaccggaccgggcccgcggtcctaacggacctggtgggcctggtgggccggtcctggtggtCCTGAGAAGCCCGTGACGGGCCGGTCTTGTAGTTTTAgtccacgagcccgggaccgtcagacgggcctgggccggtcctggcgggcccaacggctattttttttaaaaaaaaattaaaattctccaacggccatatttaaaatctagccgtttgggctgaaaatatgaccgtttttaagtttaaaaaatggccatttggcccccaaactttatataattacacttttccccatttctcaactataaataccccctcattctttcatttttattcaccaattcatcaatatctctcaatctctctactacaattacttaatttattgttgaaatttcgtgaaaaattgtgaagttgttgaattgaagttttcaagtgttcaacgattttcaattttcaagaagttgttcggcaatccggtaaactcgtttcaactcttacgtttttagaatatatttttgtgtggtttagtttgcataattataattaatatggcatttactttgaaaaaaatgtttggtaaaggaaaagataaaaccggtgaaagtagtggccaaccaactacccttcccccggctccccgacctagaaaagataagcaagttgaaagtagtcgccaacctagacgtcctcctccttccgtaattcttgatagtgatcacccttgttttcaatttaccgatagtgaattttaccataatgttgcaccaggtgaaagattagatgatgaaattatgaatgctctttatcctaatgaaaccatcttagaaaataatgaggaaaatgaggatgatgatgaaacccaagcaccggatttagatgatacacctactagtcctcttaataacccaactgatgcaccggtcgacccacctgtagaaactcctacttttaatagagaacctgctaaacgcctagaaacatcattagtttggaatttttttactcaagtaagagaacaaaataaggctaagtgtaaaacttgtgggaaattaatggtgcataaatatactggagaccgtagcggcacgggtagtttgactaggcacataaaaacacaccctagagataaggctagattttttcaaatgaaagcgcaactagaggggacaagtgtagattctgcggttaaccctagtacaggttcaaatctagttcaaccaggaattaacactgtcaccggaggtattttatattacgatccaaatagagatcgtgaagaattagcaaagatgattactgttatgtgcttaccttatacttttgcatctaatcctaattgggttcattatattagaagagtttttaatcctacttataaaggttggcctcgcgcaacagttaagagtgatatttataaattcaaacatgaatatgaacaatatttgcggtatttatttactcatatacctaatcggatttctattactactgatattggtagaagtggtaatgattgtgattatctaactgttacaagtcattggatagatgaggaatggataatgcaaaaacgcataattgcatatagaataattaattcgcgtcacacaggtaagtttatagctaacactgttgcagatatttgtagatatttttgctttagcgataaaataatggcaatttcaatggataatgcttctagtaacactagtgctataggcatgcttacaacaacactaaatcctgcatttactaatattttccatgttagatgtatttgtcatatttatcatttaattgtcggtgatggtatgcgaatattaaacatagaaattgaaaaggttagaatgactcttaattggcttttttattcaaaccgtagaagtagacttagagagtattttaaaaaatgtgatgaatatggccttagagaaagaaaggttcctaaaccttgcccgactagatggaattgtatgtacgaaagtttagtagtagcatatgaatatagaaacccaattaatgcaa from Nicotiana sylvestris chromosome 12, ASM39365v2, whole genome shotgun sequence encodes the following:
- the LOC104227642 gene encoding uncharacterized protein, with amino-acid sequence MVFWNCQADIAANEDQQLTLRIKDKDRSDIHITAVYAKCTARERKDFWANIEDISNDIAGPWCIGGDFNVIMDSEEKLGGRPHRAHRSVDFTATMEYCGLVDLGYFGPRFTWCNNRRTNKRIWKRLDSIIVNDEWTQKFQNNYITHLVRTGSDHRSLFMKRHSEQQEVIKYFMFLNIWVQQPDFLEVVQNN